DNA sequence from the Glycine soja cultivar W05 chromosome 18, ASM419377v2, whole genome shotgun sequence genome:
ATACTTGCTTGAGTTCCCCTGCTCTTCCAAGTGAGTTAATTAATGCATTGCATGCAACTAAGTTTGGCTTAAGCTCAACCTTCAACATTTTGTTAAAGACACTTAATGCAGCATCCCATTTTCCCTCCTTAGCACATACACTAATGATAACATTCAATGTATTGTTGTCTGGTTCATATCCATTTTGAACCATTTCACGGTAAGCATAAAGAGCAAGATCACTTTGGTCAAATCGTACAAAACTATTGATTAATAGGTGATACGTGACATGAGTTCCAGCACATCCATTTGCTTTCATACTCCTCCACAACCTCTCTATTTCACTCCAATTGTCAACATCTCTGCAGATAGATATCATGGTGTTGTAAACAATTGCATCAAAATCCTTCTCCACATCACATTCACTCTCTAGTTCTCTGAATAATCCAAGGGCAGAATCACAACCATGTGCCTTTGCATGTGCCATAAGAATCAAGCTATATGTATGCCCTGTAGTTATCCCTTTTGCTCTTGTAAAATTGAACACTTTGATGCAATTATCAAACCACCCATTTCTCAAAAGGCTAGAAATAAGAGAATTACAAGCATGGATATTTGGAGAAAGACCCGATAATTCCATAGACCTAAAATACTCCATTGCACTTCTAATCTTGTTAGTTCTGCTAAGCACCAAAATCCTATTAGACAGCACATTCTCATCCAACTCCTCAAGAAAAAGCACCCCATGCTCATTCAGTAGTCCTATCCCCTGTGGAGCTGATGAAGTAGTTTCAACAGGTCTAGAATCACGGTGTCCATCATCTTCCGCTCCTCCCCAGGGAGGCAATTCCTTCTTGGCCCCAAAATATACATCCCCATTTGCTCTTCTTTCAACACTGTTGTCAAAATcgtcatgatcatcatcatcttccacTTCTCCCAATGCAGGCAATTCCTTCTTGGTCACAAAATATGAATCCCCGTTTGCTCTTCTTTCAATATTGTCCTCACCATCGTCATCAACACCATCAATAATTTCTTCTGCTCCTCCCGAAGGAGGAAATTCCTTCTTGGACACAAAGCATGCTTTGACACCTTCTACTCTTCTATCATCGTCATCATCTTCCAGTTCTACTTCTCCCCAAGAATGCAATTCCTCCTTGGACACTAAAGATGTACGAAATTCTTCTGTTCCttcaatatcatcatcatcatcttccagTTCTACTTCTCCCCAAAGAGGAAATTTCTCCTTGGAAACTAAAGATGTACCAAATTCTTCTCTtacatcaatatcatcatcatcatcatcatcttccacTTCTACTTCTCCCCAAGGAGGCAATTCCTTCTTGGACACAAAAGGGGTGGTATCAACCGTTTCACTTCCTTCAAACACAACATCATCAttacattcttcttcttcttcttcacacaGATCAAAGTCAACAACAGTAGGAAC
Encoded proteins:
- the LOC114394859 gene encoding pentatricopeptide repeat-containing protein At3g29290-like isoform X1 translates to MPLLLSFPFQFHTCLHKLCYCPFLSAPTRANAYVCTRDNYLGIVFLSQSKYSIGSTGFHESTPLSKDTVPTVVDFDLCEEEEEECNDDVVFEGSETVDTTPFVSKKELPPWGEVEVEDDDDDDDIDVREEFGTSLVSKEKFPLWGEVELEDDDDDIEGTEEFRTSLVSKEELHSWGEVELEDDDDDRRVEGVKACFVSKKEFPPSGGAEEIIDGVDDDGEDNIERRANGDSYFVTKKELPALGEVEDDDDHDDFDNSVERRANGDVYFGAKKELPPWGGAEDDGHRDSRPVETTSSAPQGIGLLNEHGVLFLEELDENVLSNRILVLSRTNKIRSAMEYFRSMELSGLSPNIHACNSLISSLLRNGWFDNCIKVFNFTRAKGITTGHTYSLILMAHAKAHGCDSALGLFRELESECDVEKDFDAIVYNTMISICRDVDNWSEIERLWRSMKANGCAGTHVTYHLLINSFVRFDQSDLALYAYREMVQNGYEPDNNTLNVIISVCAKEGKWDAALSVFNKMLKVELKPNLVACNALINSLGRAGELKQVFQVYNTMKSLDLKPDAYTFNALLSSLNKADRHHKALELFEMIERDQTSQFNVHLYNTVLMSCSKLRLWDRAIEILWQMEASGLSDLTMSYNLVIRTCELARKPTIALQVYKHMVHQKCSPDIFTYLSVIRCCVRGDLWEELEEILNQTMPNATLYNAAVQGLCLRKNGDMANKIYTKMLESGFQPDVKTQVLMLRMIRKRR
- the LOC114394859 gene encoding pentatricopeptide repeat-containing protein At3g29290-like isoform X2, producing MPLLLSFPFQFHTCLHKLCYCPFLSAPTRANAYVCTRDNYLGIVFLSQSKYSIGSTGFHESTPLSKDTVPTVVDFDLCEEEEEECNDDVVFEGSETVDTTPFVSKKELPPWGEVEVEDDDDDDDIDVREEFGTSLVSKEKFPLWGEVELEDDDDDIEGTEEFRTSLVSKEELHSWGEVELEDDDDDRRVEGVKACFVSKKEFPPSGGAEEIIDGVDDDGEDNIERRANGDSYFVTKKELPALGEVEDDDDHDDFDNSVERRANGDVYFGAKKELPPWGGAEDDGHRDSRPVETTSSAPQGIGLLNEHGVLFLEELDENVLSNRILVLSRTNKIRSAMEYFRSMELSGLSPNIHACNSLISSLLRNGWFDNCIKVFNFTRAKGITTGHTYSLILMAHAKAHGCDSALGLFRELESECDVEKDFDAIVYNTMISICRDVDNWSEIERLWRSMKANGCAGTHVTYHLLINSFVRFDQSDLALYAYREMVQNGYEPDNNTLNVIISVCAKEGKWDAALSVFNKMLKVELKPNLVACNALINSLGRAGELKQVFQVYNTMKSLDLKPDAYTFNALLSSLNKADRHHKALELFEMIERDQTSQFNVHLYNTVLMSCSKLRLWDRAIEILWQMEASGLSDLTMSYNLVIRTCELARKPTIALQVYKHMVHQKCSPDIFTYLSVIRCCVRGDLWEELEEILNTMPNATLYNAAVQGLCLRKNGDMANKIYTKMLESGFQPDVKTQVLMLRMIRKRR